In the Mycoplasma zalophi genome, one interval contains:
- a CDS encoding leucine-rich repeat domain-containing protein, which translates to MDIFEKINKSIKEDNIDFESIDNKNYDQQGDNKSKSLDIKNKTNEIQNKLSQDNDYGEEHNKIKSFEEVDFTKITKIEPYMFKEKITPSVLVLPKVTGVGKEAFCNAKTLTSLKADKLKTIEGFAFEETSIKELTLPEVTKIGLGAFNGVKTLTSLKADKLQTIDALAFKGTSIQNLNLPEVTKIGEVAFYEVETLTSLKADKLEIIGNDAFANTSINELHLPEVTKIGLGAFSWVKTLKSLKADKLKIIDWWAFTRTSIEKLDLPEVTEIGSWAFEGLKTLTSLKADKLKTIGIGAFFKTSIKQLYLPGIEKIGKAAFKNCCNLKKVSLKKGAIIEKDAFDKDVAIEYI; encoded by the coding sequence ATGGACATATTTGAAAAAATAAATAAAAGTATCAAGGAAGATAATATTGATTTTGAAAGCATAGATAATAAAAACTATGATCAGCAAGGTGACAATAAATCTAAAAGCTTAGACATTAAAAATAAAACAAATGAAATTCAAAACAAATTATCACAAGATAATGATTATGGCGAAGAACATAATAAAATCAAGTCATTTGAAGAAGTAGATTTTACAAAAATTACTAAAATTGAACCTTATATGTTCAAAGAAAAAATAACACCTAGTGTACTAGTTTTACCAAAAGTTACTGGGGTAGGTAAAGAAGCATTTTGTAATGCAAAAACACTAACTTCATTAAAAGCAGATAAATTAAAAACCATTGAAGGATTTGCGTTTGAAGAAACATCAATTAAGGAACTAACTTTACCAGAAGTTACTAAAATAGGTCTCGGAGCATTTAATGGGGTAAAAACACTAACTTCATTAAAAGCAGATAAATTACAAACCATTGACGCTCTAGCATTTAAAGGAACCTCAATTCAGAATTTAAATTTACCAGAAGTTACTAAAATAGGTGAAGTAGCATTTTATGAAGTAGAAACACTAACATCATTAAAGGCAGATAAGTTGGAAATTATTGGTAACGATGCATTTGCTAACACATCAATTAACGAACTACACTTACCAGAAGTTACTAAAATAGGTCTCGGAGCATTTAGTTGAGTAAAAACACTAAAATCATTAAAAGCAGATAAATTAAAAATTATTGATTGATGAGCATTTACTAGAACATCAATTGAAAAATTAGATTTACCAGAAGTTACTGAAATAGGTAGTTGAGCATTTGAAGGGTTAAAAACACTAACTTCATTAAAAGCAGATAAATTAAAAACCATTGGTATAGGAGCATTTTTTAAAACATCTATTAAACAATTATATTTACCTGGAATTGAAAAAATTGGTAAAGCTGCATTTAAAAACTGTTGTAATCTAAAAAAAGTAAGTCTAAAAAAAGGTGCAATCATAGAAAAAGATGCATTTGATAAAGATGTTGCAATAGAATATATTTAG
- a CDS encoding ATP-binding protein: MFLDKKEFTGSILKQLDEVLYFSSLSNRKRITISGIPERDEFLDIPKRALREAIVNCYCHRDYTLSGDVKIEFYDDKVQIFSPGSLPDGLTLENIKVGMVAKRNKIIVNTLDKIDVIENYASGVRRIFEDYTDFSKQPEYYISNNGVIVTLFNRNYEAQNEAQSLKLNNQKRIEKILELIKENKNITRSDLQDILRVSKSTIERDILKLKEEDKLEYIGSSKNGYWKIKNN; this comes from the coding sequence GTGTTTCTTGATAAAAAAGAATTTACAGGCTCAATACTGAAACAATTAGATGAAGTACTGTATTTTTCTAGTTTATCCAATAGAAAAAGAATTACCATTTCAGGAATACCTGAACGAGATGAATTTTTAGATATACCTAAGAGAGCATTAAGAGAAGCTATCGTAAATTGTTATTGTCATCGAGATTATACATTAAGTGGTGATGTAAAAATTGAATTTTATGATGACAAAGTTCAAATTTTCTCCCCAGGTAGTTTGCCAGATGGTTTAACACTTGAAAATATTAAAGTGGGTATGGTGGCTAAAAGGAATAAGATAATTGTTAATACATTAGATAAAATCGATGTTATTGAAAACTATGCGTCAGGTGTAAGAAGAATATTTGAAGACTATACTGATTTTTCAAAACAACCCGAATATTATATTTCTAACAACGGTGTTATTGTAACTCTATTTAATAGAAACTATGAAGCCCAAAATGAAGCCCAAAGTTTGAAATTGAATAATCAAAAACGAATAGAGAAAATTTTAGAACTAATCAAAGAAAATAAAAACATAACAAGAAGTGACCTTCAAGATATTCTGCGTGTATCAAAATCAACAATTGAAAGAGATATTTTAAAGCTAAAAGAAGAAGATAAATTAGAATATATAGGAAGTTCAAAGAATGGTTACTGAAAAATAAAAAATAATTAA
- a CDS encoding AlbA family DNA-binding domain-containing protein: MLQSFRFADKHQILNPIHQYLNVLTFHLLTIHTFENTDFKQFIKKLTFSQNVNFFCPSLEIVSFLNTKGGEIHLGVNDEGIIDSNLIQSKKREWEQILSNWVVNAFSGDVTNLIHIFPNEEPFKIKILEGKNKPYYYKDGEGFNSKGVFIRVGSTKRVASDDEFQRMIRQHSSNDFESIKIERDDLTLST, from the coding sequence ATGCTCCAATCATTCCGTTTTGCTGATAAGCATCAAATACTAAATCCCATTCATCAATATTTAAATGTCTTGACATTTCATCTCCTTACTATACATACCTTTGAGAATACAGATTTTAAACAGTTTATAAAAAAATTAACATTTTCGCAAAATGTTAATTTTTTTTGTCCATCTTTAGAAATAGTATCTTTTTTAAATACAAAAGGTGGAGAAATTCATTTAGGTGTTAATGATGAGGGTATAATTGACAGCAACCTGATACAGAGTAAAAAGCGAGAATGAGAACAAATTTTATCTAATTGGGTAGTGAATGCTTTTAGTGGTGATGTGACAAATCTAATTCATATTTTTCCAAATGAAGAACCTTTTAAAATAAAAATATTAGAAGGAAAAAACAAACCATATTATTATAAAGATGGAGAAGGATTCAACTCTAAAGGTGTTTTCATTAGAGTTGGAAGCACAAAAAGAGTCGCTAGTGATGATGAATTTCAAAGAATGATAAGACAACATAGTTCAAATGATTTTGAATCTATCAAAATTGAAAGAGATGATTTAACTTTGAGTACTTAG
- a CDS encoding transposase: MSRHLNIDEWDLVFDAYQQNGMIGALRKMHVISPKTKFAKRENLSERIKKAIKYYNLGMKEKLLTKKGVDRKPSSGRPKKEPDFDWEIFDRNDLIEIAKRYYEITNQKPEKKKTKI, from the coding sequence ATGTCAAGACATTTAAATATTGATGAATGGGATTTAGTATTTGATGCTTATCAGCAAAACGGAATGATTGGAGCATTAAGAAAAATGCATGTAATTTCACCAAAAACTAAATTTGCGAAAAGAGAAAATTTATCAGAAAGAATTAAAAAAGCAATTAAATATTATAATTTAGGAATGAAAGAAAAATTGTTAACAAAAAAAGGTGTAGATAGAAAACCTAGTTCTGGAAGACCAAAAAAAGAACCTGATTTTGATTGAGAAATTTTTGATAGAAATGATTTAATTGAAATAGCAAAAAGATATTATGAAATAACAAATCAAAAACCCGAAAAGAAAAAAACTAAAATCTAA
- a CDS encoding MAGa4850 family ICE element protein, which yields MENECDYKSIKDFYNNLNFENKYNQKKYDKQNLDHIRKFIKSGKLVISESWKNKLSGDLVLLKIFITIRIYRNSNINLSKNDLISELGFKKSTVNLAIKKMVDLNILDEAFLKEKNLLKLKKINLRKKGEIYVVIKGGNAMKILLLLGLKSAWWFTIEKFKSKALFGKKFSSHKLSQKIVLQNNFKSERYLILKF from the coding sequence ATGGAGAATGAATGCGACTATAAGAGCATCAAAGATTTTTATAACAATTTAAATTTTGAAAATAAATACAACCAGAAAAAATATGACAAGCAAAATTTAGATCACATTAGAAAATTCATAAAAAGTGGAAAACTTGTTATTTCTGAAAGTTGAAAAAATAAATTATCTGGAGATCTTGTTTTATTAAAAATTTTTATAACAATTAGAATCTACAGAAATTCAAATATTAATCTTTCTAAAAATGATTTAATTAGCGAACTTGGATTTAAGAAATCTACTGTTAATTTAGCGATTAAAAAAATGGTAGATTTAAATATCTTAGATGAAGCATTTTTAAAAGAAAAAAATCTTCTAAAATTGAAAAAAATTAATCTTAGAAAAAAGGGTGAAATTTATGTAGTTATCAAGGGTGGTAATGCAATGAAAATTTTACTTTTATTAGGATTAAAATCTGCATGATGATTTACGATTGAAAAATTTAAATCTAAAGCTCTTTTTGGTAAAAAATTCTCTTCACATAAATTAAGTCAAAAAATAGTTTTACAGAATAATTTTAAAAGTGAAAGATATTTAATTCTGAAATTTTAA